In one window of Paraflavitalea soli DNA:
- a CDS encoding DMT family transporter: protein MTQKNRSLLKLLLALLAWSSSYAITRSVVATMPPILFAFLRFAVAILALLIISYTRKTPVQETMKDKWASILTLSLTGVTLYYVFFNFSLQQTSAAAGALIQGFIPISTAILAAIFLKERLKPWQIVGIFISVTGVVLIGFTGQASASGNNTIMGNLLMIAAVLCWAIYTVVSKKLASTDPIWLITRLSIIGTILLIPAVIYEMKDQSWPAISWQAWAAILYMGIFPSALGYIWFNSALQHISATQAGVFINMDPVVGALIAVAFLGEQLHIWQITGAALTLAGVWLYMFRNR, encoded by the coding sequence ATGACACAAAAAAATCGCTCCCTGTTAAAGCTCCTGCTCGCCCTGCTGGCCTGGTCCAGTTCTTATGCCATCACCCGCAGTGTGGTAGCCACCATGCCCCCCATATTGTTTGCCTTCCTGCGCTTTGCGGTAGCTATTCTTGCATTGCTGATAATTTCCTATACACGCAAAACACCTGTTCAGGAGACCATGAAGGATAAATGGGCGTCCATACTCACATTGTCACTAACCGGTGTTACACTGTATTATGTGTTCTTCAACTTCTCCCTGCAACAAACTTCTGCTGCTGCAGGCGCATTGATACAGGGATTCATTCCCATCTCAACCGCCATACTGGCCGCCATATTTTTAAAGGAAAGGTTGAAACCCTGGCAAATAGTGGGCATCTTCATTTCCGTGACCGGTGTGGTACTCATTGGTTTTACAGGTCAGGCCAGTGCATCCGGTAATAATACCATCATGGGCAACCTGTTGATGATCGCTGCTGTGCTTTGCTGGGCCATCTATACCGTAGTGTCAAAGAAGCTTGCTTCCACCGATCCAATATGGCTCATTACCCGCCTCTCCATCATAGGCACTATCTTACTCATTCCCGCTGTGATCTATGAAATGAAAGACCAGTCCTGGCCAGCCATCTCCTGGCAAGCCTGGGCCGCCATTCTCTACATGGGTATCTTCCCGTCCGCCCTCGGTTATATCTGGTTCAACAGCGCCTTGCAGCATATTTCAGCTACCCAGGCCGGCGTATTCATCAACATGGACCCCGTAGTAGGAGCCCTGATCGCTGTAGCCTTCCTGGGCGAACAGCTACATATATGGCAGATAACAGGTGCTGCACTTACCCTCGCAGGCGTGTGGTTGTATATGTTCAGAAACCGGTAA
- a CDS encoding DUF1624 domain-containing protein has protein sequence MKRIHSIDFTRGIVMIIMALDHVRDLLHVDAITQSPTNLSTTTPVLFFTRWITYLCAPIFVFLSGTSAFLSLQRSANLRQSRRFLWKRGLYLILLEFTLVNFGLYFDPGFHSFIFEVIAAIGFGFIMLSFMSKWSWKTIGILGLLIIGCHNLLAIIPFDKDSIVAPVINPFFGPGLFPIGGGRTFLVAYPPIPWLGIMLLGFATGKFFELDSTTRKKIFLRTALIALLLFVVIRFINIYGDPIPWSAQKNGVYTFLSFMNITKYPPSLLFCLVTLGIMFLILALAEQVQGSLAAIVLRYGKVPLFYFLLHFYLIHIIMFLVLWSQGITWAQMQFTTGTFGRPANIRSGVNLWEVYLIWIAVVAILYKPCVWFGQYKATHTNWWLKYI, from the coding sequence ATGAAAAGGATTCACAGCATAGATTTTACCAGGGGCATTGTCATGATCATCATGGCCCTCGACCATGTGCGCGACCTGCTCCACGTAGATGCCATTACCCAAAGCCCTACCAACCTGTCCACTACCACGCCCGTATTGTTTTTCACACGCTGGATCACCTACCTGTGCGCACCCATATTTGTTTTCTTATCAGGTACGTCCGCCTTCCTGTCATTACAGCGTAGCGCCAACCTCCGGCAAAGCAGGCGCTTCCTGTGGAAGCGTGGCCTCTACCTCATCCTGCTGGAATTTACCCTGGTCAATTTCGGGCTCTACTTCGACCCCGGCTTCCACTCCTTTATTTTTGAGGTCATCGCCGCCATCGGGTTTGGCTTCATCATGCTTTCTTTCATGAGCAAATGGTCGTGGAAAACAATAGGCATCCTTGGGCTCCTCATCATAGGTTGCCACAATCTGTTAGCCATCATCCCATTTGACAAAGACTCAATAGTGGCCCCTGTTATCAATCCCTTTTTCGGTCCTGGCTTATTCCCCATAGGCGGTGGTCGTACCTTCCTGGTAGCTTACCCGCCCATTCCCTGGCTGGGTATCATGCTCCTTGGTTTTGCTACCGGAAAATTCTTTGAGCTGGATAGCACCACCAGGAAGAAAATATTCCTGCGCACAGCATTGATTGCTTTACTGTTATTTGTGGTCATTAGGTTCATCAATATTTATGGCGACCCGATACCCTGGTCTGCACAAAAGAACGGCGTGTATACATTTTTGTCATTCATGAACATTACCAAGTATCCCCCGTCACTCCTGTTCTGCCTGGTTACATTGGGGATTATGTTCCTGATACTGGCACTTGCCGAACAAGTGCAAGGCAGCTTGGCAGCCATCGTGTTGCGATATGGGAAAGTGCCCTTATTCTATTTCCTCCTCCATTTTTACCTTATTCACATCATCATGTTCCTCGTGTTGTGGTCACAGGGAATTACCTGGGCGCAAATGCAATTTACAACCGGCACATTCGGCAGGCCTGCTAATATCAGGTCCGGTGTCAACCTCTGGGAAGTATACCTGATCTGGATTGCCGTAGTGGCCATTTTGTATAAGCCCTGCGTGTGGTTTGGTCAATACAAGGCCACCCATACTAACTGGTGGTTGAAATATATATAA
- a CDS encoding sensor histidine kinase produces the protein MKRLAGKYRLKEGLVIALFFPAALALSDSSGTNTVLHFVSSFLIIFSQWCMNFGLVDFRNRRLSTLYPRIILSYLFSVLIYICIGLLLDLTGKLLSTARGNWGHSFSSWFYICLTIWLFNTLILLIKHAFDSHAEKRDMVLENELLKRENLNAQHEALKQQVNPHFLFNSLTTLKSLTKYDPKQAIDFIGELAAVYRYMLQHQDKNIVTLGEELDFMRSYLYLLRIRFGEAISTEIQVPEIGLGHTMPPNTLQLLVENAVKHNSFSLKKPLCISVFMTGDYLAVKNNLQLKPGEPVSSRLGLTNISRRYVLLKGKDIIVQKDEYDFQVLLPIH, from the coding sequence ATGAAAAGGCTGGCAGGTAAATATCGATTGAAAGAAGGGCTTGTGATCGCTTTGTTCTTTCCGGCAGCTTTGGCACTTTCGGATAGCAGCGGTACGAACACGGTGCTTCACTTTGTGTCTTCGTTCCTGATCATTTTTTCTCAATGGTGCATGAACTTTGGGTTGGTTGATTTTAGGAACCGCCGGTTATCCACGCTCTACCCCAGGATCATCCTTTCTTATCTTTTCTCGGTCCTGATCTATATCTGTATCGGGCTGTTGCTGGACCTCACGGGCAAGCTGCTTTCCACAGCGAGGGGGAACTGGGGACATTCGTTCAGTTCCTGGTTCTATATATGCCTCACGATATGGCTGTTCAATACGCTTATTCTATTGATCAAACACGCTTTTGACAGTCATGCGGAGAAAAGGGATATGGTGCTGGAGAATGAGTTGCTGAAGCGGGAGAACCTGAATGCGCAACATGAAGCGCTTAAGCAACAGGTGAACCCGCATTTCCTGTTCAATTCCTTAACGACCTTAAAGTCCTTAACGAAATATGATCCCAAACAGGCTATTGATTTTATCGGGGAACTGGCGGCGGTATACCGGTATATGCTGCAGCACCAGGACAAAAATATCGTGACGCTTGGTGAAGAGCTGGATTTCATGCGGTCGTACCTGTACTTGTTGCGGATCAGGTTTGGGGAGGCCATCAGTACAGAGATCCAGGTGCCGGAGATAGGGCTGGGACATACCATGCCGCCCAATACGTTGCAATTGCTGGTAGAGAATGCAGTCAAGCACAACAGCTTTTCCCTGAAAAAACCGTTGTGCATTTCCGTTTTTATGACGGGGGATTACCTGGCTGTAAAAAACAACCTGCAACTCAAACCAGGGGAGCCGGTCTCCTCCCGGCTGGGACTGACGAATATCAGCCGCCGCTATGTATTGTTAAAGGGGAAAGATATAATTGTACAAAAAGATGAATATGATTTCCAGGTCTTACTACCCATCCATTAA
- a CDS encoding LytR/AlgR family response regulator transcription factor, with protein sequence MTILIIEDEVQTARDLQETIVALRPSFSIAGVIDSVETGLEWFEQHAQPDLIFSDIQLGDGLAFDIFRQVRLACPVVFCTAYDQYAIQAFRNNGIDYLLKPLDEQLLKQCLDKIHLLLQKPAANTSLPDLTELLKAISGTHKSYKSTFLVSYREKLIPVNIDDILFFRVAGEVVELFTKDNQQYRMAEALDHLESLVDPALFYRANRQYLVAFKAIREVEIYFERKLLVKLVQPTADPIIISKAKATDFLTWMEGH encoded by the coding sequence ATGACGATCCTTATCATAGAAGACGAAGTACAAACTGCCAGGGACCTGCAGGAAACGATCGTTGCTTTGCGGCCATCGTTCAGCATTGCCGGTGTTATAGACAGCGTGGAAACGGGGCTTGAATGGTTTGAACAGCACGCACAGCCGGACCTTATCTTTTCAGATATTCAACTGGGTGATGGACTGGCCTTTGATATTTTCCGACAGGTGCGTCTGGCATGCCCGGTGGTCTTCTGTACAGCCTATGATCAATACGCGATCCAGGCATTTCGTAATAATGGTATTGATTATTTATTAAAACCGCTTGATGAGCAATTGTTGAAACAATGCCTGGATAAGATCCACCTGCTCTTGCAAAAACCAGCTGCCAATACTTCCCTGCCCGATCTTACGGAACTGCTGAAAGCCATTTCCGGCACGCACAAGTCTTATAAATCTACTTTCCTGGTCTCTTACCGCGAAAAACTGATCCCGGTAAATATTGATGATATCCTGTTCTTTCGTGTGGCGGGTGAAGTAGTAGAGTTATTCACGAAAGATAACCAGCAATACCGCATGGCTGAGGCGCTCGACCACCTTGAATCGCTTGTTGATCCGGCGCTTTTTTACCGGGCCAACAGGCAATACCTGGTGGCTTTTAAAGCGATCCGGGAAGTGGAAATATATTTCGAACGGAAGCTATTGGTAAAGCTGGTTCAACCTACGGCAGATCCTATCATTATCAGTAAAGCAAAGGCCACTGATTTTTTGACCTGGATGGAAGGGCACTAG
- a CDS encoding PKD domain-containing protein has product MKNTRRRFLQSVSLTATGMVLIPDPVGANKKITRRTSSISCAPEKAFSLTGTVSSVRTGKWSDAATWGGKVPAATDTPLIAAGHTVTFDMPQTTIAGFNISSGGVLSFDPSLSTTLQTTANIVVQGKLQMRPASATVIQTIRFTAVDETKFVGGGMDVLATDTGMWVMGAGVLDLAGTSKTSWTRVNGAIAAGATNITVEGATGWQPGDEITITPTEAPTVGAAFATGFEDRTIKAISGTSITLSAGSSRPHPVVNNQWTAEVMNLTRNVRIEGTPTGKGHIFIRSTQPQTIKYIAIRNMGARKDRGGSSATELVAGRYGMHFHHCMDGSRGSLVEGNVIRDAGNHSYVPHVSHGIKFIDNIAYNIMETAFWWDPGDSTHDVIYDHNIVALCQYVSGSLNMNAEDAPTFSSSGFGLNTGDGNIAKNNVVVAGGQGDHADGGAYNWEAVINEGVWIFTGNMAHNSDCGLRVWQNSTRNHVIEDFIAYHNSWGMFHGAYANSYTYTGGFFYGNGIEVKAASVNSNRVRLENITIDGAGIIDYGIQVIHSPLPGDRPVFIRNVTVRGCKIAAILDSAEPEVHSTDLVQCNITGTISVHKDAVAGETIRVQPRSGQAYQLTKSGQSNIAPFAATVWGVGKGLKGEYFNSTNFTNPAMTRIDSNVSFTEWSAGVHYAITGTTYSVRWTGKIMAQFSELTTFYLGSGGGHRLWIDNKLILDSWLEHYPDTFKSNPITLVAGQLYDIKLEYFNQDSGTGMGLLWTSASLPLEYVPQSQLYSDAVIVVPNIGPVANAGTDMVITLPVNSTTLNGSASNDPDGSITAYQWTKLSGPPQFTIANPAAVTTPLTNLAAGVYTFRLKVTDNKGATNEDDVTVTVNAADNQSPVANAGTDIVLTLPANSTTLDGSASKDPDGTIKAYLWSKVSGPTQFTIVTPTAATTALNNLAAGAYVFRLKVTDDKGATYEDDVAVTVNAAGNQSPVANAGADIVLTLPANSATLNGSASKDPDGSIVSYAWSKVSGPASFVISSPAAAVTSVYYLVAGTYVFRLKVTDNKGATHEDDVTITVNSIGNLPPIANAGSDIVISLPVNLAALNGAASRDQDGTIVSYTWTKVSGPTQYSLSSSSAVAPVLSNLVVGVYVFRLQVKDNLGATAEDDVTITVKAQPAEGSTTLVVKVAPNPSSNYFTLNITTNTSYPITIGFYNSQGILVDRVVKTGTNITLTIGTSWAKGTYYAVVEQGSVRRLVTLLKL; this is encoded by the coding sequence ATGAAAAACACCAGAAGACGCTTTCTGCAAAGCGTATCTCTGACTGCTACCGGCATGGTGTTAATTCCCGATCCGGTGGGTGCCAATAAAAAAATAACACGAAGAACCTCTTCCATTAGTTGTGCTCCTGAAAAAGCTTTTTCCCTTACAGGTACAGTAAGTAGTGTGCGCACAGGCAAATGGTCTGATGCTGCAACATGGGGTGGTAAAGTACCCGCAGCCACAGATACCCCGCTGATTGCTGCCGGACATACCGTCACATTTGATATGCCACAGACCACTATAGCAGGATTCAACATCAGCAGCGGTGGCGTACTCTCCTTCGATCCCTCGTTATCTACTACCTTACAAACTACGGCCAATATTGTAGTACAAGGTAAACTGCAGATGCGGCCTGCATCAGCAACAGTGATTCAAACTATACGATTTACAGCCGTTGATGAAACTAAATTTGTAGGTGGCGGTATGGATGTATTGGCCACCGATACAGGTATGTGGGTGATGGGTGCAGGAGTACTGGATCTCGCTGGTACTTCCAAAACATCCTGGACAAGAGTGAACGGTGCCATTGCTGCAGGCGCTACCAACATCACCGTAGAAGGCGCCACAGGCTGGCAGCCAGGCGATGAGATCACCATCACACCTACAGAAGCGCCTACCGTAGGAGCCGCTTTCGCTACAGGCTTCGAAGACAGGACCATCAAAGCCATCTCAGGTACTTCCATTACATTAAGCGCTGGCTCAAGCCGCCCACATCCGGTGGTCAACAACCAGTGGACAGCAGAAGTAATGAACCTTACCCGTAATGTAAGGATCGAGGGTACCCCAACCGGCAAAGGGCATATCTTCATCCGGTCTACTCAGCCTCAGACTATTAAATATATAGCCATACGCAATATGGGCGCCCGGAAGGACAGGGGCGGCTCCAGTGCTACAGAGCTCGTAGCGGGTCGCTATGGCATGCACTTTCACCACTGTATGGATGGTAGTCGTGGTTCACTCGTAGAAGGAAATGTGATCCGTGATGCAGGTAACCACAGCTATGTACCCCATGTATCACATGGCATCAAATTCATTGACAACATTGCTTATAATATTATGGAAACCGCCTTCTGGTGGGATCCGGGCGATTCCACACATGATGTGATCTATGATCACAACATTGTGGCCCTTTGCCAGTATGTTTCCGGTTCACTCAACATGAATGCAGAAGATGCCCCTACTTTCTCTTCCAGTGGTTTTGGCCTCAATACCGGCGATGGGAATATAGCTAAAAATAATGTCGTGGTAGCCGGAGGCCAGGGCGACCATGCCGATGGAGGTGCCTACAACTGGGAGGCCGTTATCAATGAAGGCGTTTGGATCTTTACAGGCAATATGGCTCATAACAGCGATTGTGGTTTGCGCGTATGGCAAAACTCTACCCGCAACCACGTGATAGAAGATTTCATTGCTTACCACAACAGTTGGGGCATGTTCCATGGAGCCTACGCCAATAGCTATACCTACACAGGAGGATTCTTTTATGGCAACGGTATTGAAGTAAAAGCGGCCTCCGTCAACTCCAACCGTGTTCGCCTGGAAAATATAACCATTGATGGAGCAGGAATTATTGATTATGGCATACAGGTCATTCATAGCCCTTTGCCTGGTGATCGTCCCGTATTTATCCGCAACGTTACCGTGCGCGGATGTAAAATAGCCGCCATCCTGGATTCAGCAGAGCCCGAAGTACATTCCACCGATCTTGTTCAGTGTAATATAACCGGCACTATCTCCGTACACAAAGATGCCGTAGCAGGAGAGACCATCCGTGTGCAACCTAGATCCGGGCAGGCTTACCAACTCACCAAATCCGGACAATCCAATATCGCCCCCTTTGCTGCTACCGTATGGGGTGTTGGCAAAGGCTTGAAAGGTGAATATTTCAACAGCACCAATTTCACCAACCCGGCCATGACGCGCATCGATTCCAATGTAAGTTTTACTGAATGGAGCGCTGGTGTGCATTATGCCATCACAGGCACTACCTATTCAGTCAGGTGGACCGGTAAGATCATGGCCCAGTTTTCAGAGCTTACTACATTCTACCTGGGTTCGGGAGGTGGTCACCGCCTTTGGATCGACAACAAACTGATACTGGATAGCTGGCTGGAACATTACCCCGATACTTTCAAATCCAATCCCATTACCTTGGTAGCGGGCCAGCTCTATGATATTAAGCTGGAATATTTCAACCAGGATAGTGGCACCGGCATGGGATTGCTCTGGACCAGCGCCAGCCTGCCCCTGGAATACGTGCCCCAAAGCCAGTTGTACAGCGATGCCGTAATAGTAGTTCCCAACATAGGGCCCGTAGCCAACGCGGGAACAGATATGGTGATCACCCTGCCAGTAAACAGCACTACCCTCAATGGCAGTGCATCCAATGATCCCGATGGCTCTATTACTGCTTATCAATGGACAAAATTAAGCGGGCCTCCACAGTTCACCATTGCAAACCCTGCTGCTGTAACTACTCCTTTGACCAACCTGGCAGCAGGTGTATATACCTTCCGTTTGAAAGTTACCGATAATAAAGGCGCTACCAATGAAGACGATGTTACTGTAACCGTAAATGCAGCGGACAACCAATCCCCTGTAGCCAATGCCGGAACAGATATCGTACTTACCTTGCCGGCCAACAGTACCACCCTCGATGGATCTGCTTCCAAAGACCCTGATGGTACCATCAAAGCTTATCTTTGGTCTAAAGTAAGTGGCCCCACACAATTCACCATTGTGACCCCCACGGCTGCTACCACAGCCTTGAACAACCTGGCTGCTGGTGCCTATGTTTTCCGCCTGAAGGTGACCGATGACAAAGGTGCTACCTACGAAGATGATGTAGCCGTAACTGTCAACGCTGCCGGTAATCAATCGCCTGTAGCTAATGCTGGTGCGGATATTGTACTCACCCTGCCCGCCAACAGTGCCACCCTCAATGGGTCTGCATCCAAAGACCCCGATGGTAGTATTGTGTCTTATGCCTGGTCTAAGGTCAGTGGGCCTGCATCCTTCGTCATAAGCAGCCCGGCAGCGGCAGTTACTTCCGTATACTACCTCGTAGCCGGTACCTATGTATTCCGGTTAAAGGTTACCGACAACAAAGGTGCTACCCACGAAGATGATGTTACCATCACAGTGAATAGTATAGGCAACCTGCCTCCTATAGCCAATGCGGGGTCAGATATCGTCATTAGTTTACCCGTAAACCTCGCTGCACTCAATGGAGCTGCTTCCCGTGATCAGGATGGTACCATCGTATCCTATACCTGGACCAAAGTAAGCGGCCCTACACAGTATTCGTTGAGCAGTTCAAGTGCTGTTGCTCCCGTTCTTTCCAACCTGGTAGTAGGTGTATACGTTTTCCGCCTGCAGGTCAAAGATAATCTGGGAGCCACGGCCGAGGACGACGTAACCATCACCGTCAAAGCCCAGCCCGCTGAAGGGTCAACCACCTTGGTAGTTAAAGTGGCGCCCAATCCTTCCAGCAATTACTTTACCCTCAATATCACCACCAATACCAGCTATCCCATAACCATTGGCTTCTACAATAGCCAGGGTATCCTGGTGGACCGCGTCGTGAAGACCGGCACCAATATCACCTTGACCATTGGGACAAGTTGGGCCAAGGGTACCTACTATGCAGTGGTAGAACAGGGAAGCGTAAGGAGGCTCGTCACACTATTGAAGTTATAG
- a CDS encoding PA14 domain-containing protein, whose translation MTNNRRHFLRNAFLTATCLLLIPGVGARKRARRLGALACGSSGEDSVTGITGTITSVKSGKWSDPATWGGKLPAAGDTPLIATGHTIIYDMAQTTVAGISISAGAVLSFDNALSAVLQTTANVVVEGLLQMRPATPNIIQTLRFTGIDEIRFVGGGMNVLTTDIGLWVMGAGQLDLAGSSKTSWTRVVGSIPAGAANITVQAATAWREGDEISITPTEPPTVGTPFTTGFEERTIKSIAGSVITLSSGASRPHPMVNKLWTAEVMNLTRNVRIEGTEEGRAHLFIRSSKPQTIQYTALRHMGPRKDRKGSAATELVAGRYGMHFHYSMDGSRGSLIEGNVIRDTGNHSYVPHVSHGIKFIDNIAYNITETAFWWDPGDPTHDVIYDHNIVANCRFVKDSLNMNAEDAPTFSSSGFGLNTGDGNICHNNVVVAGGEGDYADGGAYNWEAVINEGVWTFTNNMSHNNGNGLRVWQNSTRNHVIEDFIAYHNAVGIFHGAYANSYTYNGGILYGNPMQIKAASSNSNRVRVENITIDGAGIIDHGIEVIHSPLPGDKPVFIRNVTIRGCKVAALLDSAAPEVHSTDLIQCTIEGAILLHPDAAAGETIRVQPASGQPYQITKSGTGNIAPFAATSWGTGKGLKAAYYNNNDLTTPAMTRIDSNVSFTEWSAGVHYAITGKEYSVRWTGQIQAQFSEEHTFYLGSGGGHRLWIDDKLILDGWVEHYPDVFKSASIALKAGERYDIKLEYFNTNETTGMGLLWTCPGLPLEYVPQSQLYAERVAPPPPPPPPPQETIVIGQIVSNYIEVRSPDNSFYQLFDAMGRLLKHGALTPGTNFIYVTPFSKGALFLKLSKISKAYKLIKI comes from the coding sequence ATGACCAATAACAGGCGGCACTTTCTCCGGAATGCTTTCTTAACAGCCACATGCCTGCTCCTGATCCCCGGAGTGGGAGCGCGTAAAAGGGCCAGGCGCCTCGGCGCCCTTGCCTGCGGGTCTTCCGGTGAAGACAGCGTTACAGGCATCACCGGCACCATCACCAGTGTAAAGTCTGGTAAATGGTCCGACCCTGCTACCTGGGGTGGTAAATTACCTGCCGCCGGCGATACACCCCTGATAGCAACAGGTCATACCATTATATATGATATGGCACAAACTACCGTAGCTGGTATCAGCATCAGTGCGGGTGCAGTGCTTTCATTTGATAATGCGCTATCCGCTGTTCTGCAAACCACGGCAAATGTGGTGGTAGAAGGCCTCTTACAAATGCGCCCGGCTACCCCCAATATCATACAAACCCTTCGGTTTACCGGCATTGATGAGATCCGGTTTGTTGGAGGTGGCATGAATGTACTGACCACCGATATTGGCTTGTGGGTAATGGGCGCCGGTCAGCTGGACCTGGCTGGCAGTTCCAAAACATCATGGACAAGAGTGGTGGGCAGCATCCCGGCCGGCGCTGCAAATATTACAGTGCAGGCTGCCACAGCCTGGCGCGAAGGCGATGAGATCAGCATTACACCTACTGAGCCACCCACCGTGGGAACCCCATTCACGACAGGTTTTGAAGAAAGGACCATAAAAAGCATAGCGGGTTCAGTCATTACATTAAGCAGCGGCGCCAGCCGGCCACACCCGATGGTCAATAAGCTTTGGACAGCCGAAGTAATGAACCTCACCCGCAATGTTCGCATAGAAGGCACAGAAGAAGGAAGAGCACACTTGTTTATCCGCTCTTCCAAACCCCAAACCATTCAATATACCGCATTGCGTCATATGGGACCGCGAAAAGACAGGAAAGGATCAGCTGCTACCGAACTGGTGGCAGGCAGGTATGGCATGCACTTTCATTATTCGATGGATGGCAGCCGCGGTTCCCTGATAGAAGGCAATGTGATCAGGGATACAGGCAATCACAGCTATGTACCACATGTGTCCCATGGCATAAAGTTCATCGATAACATTGCTTACAATATCACCGAAACCGCTTTCTGGTGGGATCCGGGTGATCCCACCCATGATGTGATCTATGATCATAATATTGTAGCTAACTGCCGTTTTGTGAAAGACTCCCTCAATATGAATGCTGAAGATGCACCTACCTTTTCATCCAGCGGCTTTGGTTTGAATACCGGCGATGGAAATATTTGCCATAACAATGTAGTAGTGGCGGGCGGGGAGGGTGATTATGCCGATGGCGGAGCATATAACTGGGAAGCAGTGATCAATGAAGGTGTATGGACATTCACCAACAACATGTCCCACAACAATGGCAATGGTCTGCGTGTATGGCAAAACTCCACCCGCAACCATGTAATAGAGGACTTTATTGCTTACCACAATGCCGTAGGCATTTTCCATGGAGCTTATGCCAATAGCTATACCTACAACGGAGGCATATTATATGGCAACCCCATGCAGATCAAAGCCGCCTCTTCCAATTCCAACCGCGTGCGCGTAGAAAATATTACCATCGACGGTGCAGGTATTATTGATCATGGCATCGAAGTGATCCATAGCCCCTTGCCCGGCGACAAGCCTGTATTCATTCGTAACGTGACCATCCGCGGCTGTAAAGTGGCAGCCTTGCTGGATTCTGCAGCACCCGAGGTACATTCTACCGATCTTATTCAATGTACTATCGAAGGTGCTATATTATTACATCCAGATGCTGCGGCTGGTGAAACCATCAGGGTGCAACCTGCATCCGGACAGCCGTACCAGATCACTAAATCCGGTACAGGCAATATTGCACCTTTCGCAGCTACCAGCTGGGGCACTGGAAAAGGATTAAAAGCTGCTTACTATAACAACAATGACCTCACTACACCTGCCATGACCCGTATTGATTCTAATGTGAGCTTTACAGAATGGAGCGCCGGTGTACATTATGCCATTACAGGAAAGGAGTATTCAGTAAGATGGACCGGACAGATACAGGCCCAGTTTTCTGAAGAACATACTTTTTACCTGGGCTCCGGTGGCGGGCACCGTTTATGGATTGATGACAAACTGATACTGGACGGTTGGGTAGAACATTATCCTGATGTATTCAAGTCCGCCTCCATCGCCTTGAAAGCAGGAGAGCGATACGATATTAAGCTGGAATACTTTAATACAAATGAAACAACAGGTATGGGACTGCTTTGGACTTGTCCCGGCCTTCCACTTGAATATGTACCACAAAGCCAGTTGTATGCAGAACGTGTAGCGCCACCACCACCTCCTCCACCACCTCCACAGGAAACCATCGTGATCGGGCAGATCGTTAGTAATTATATAGAAGTACGCAGCCCCGATAATTCCTTCTATCAATTATTCGATGCCATGGGCCGCTTATTAAAGCATGGCGCCCTCACACCTGGCACCAATTTTATTTATGTCACACCTTTTAGTAAAGGCGCCTTGTTCCTTAAATTGAGCAAGATCAGCAAAGCTTACAAGCTCATCAAAATATAA